One window of the Desulfobaculum xiamenense genome contains the following:
- the rplV gene encoding 50S ribosomal protein L22: METRAVAKYMHISARKARLVARNVEGIRVEDAINILTFTPKKAAKLINRVLHSAVANAEQTGVEVDNLVVKQVVVNEGPSLKRIMPRAMGRANRILKRTSHITVVVAEA; this comes from the coding sequence ATGGAAACCAGAGCTGTTGCCAAATACATGCACATCTCCGCCCGCAAGGCCCGCCTCGTTGCTCGCAACGTCGAGGGTATCCGCGTGGAAGATGCTATCAATATCCTGACTTTTACGCCCAAGAAGGCCGCGAAGCTGATCAACAGGGTGCTGCACTCCGCAGTGGCCAATGCTGAGCAGACCGGGGTGGAAGTCGATAACCTGGTTGTGAAGCAGGTGGTCGTCAACGAGGGTCCGTCCCTCAAGAGGATCATGCCTCGTGCCATGGGGCGCGCGAACCGTATCCTGAAGCGGACCAGCCACATCACCGTGGTTGTGGCCGAGGCCTAA
- the rplP gene encoding 50S ribosomal protein L16, producing the protein MLSPRKTKFRKRQKGRLRGMATRGNTVAFGEIGLKALEHGKLTNQQIEAARVAMMRHIKRGGQVFIRIFPDQVFTSKPAEVRQGKGKGAPAGWYAPVKPGRVMYEIKGVDLATAKEALVRAAHKLPIKTAIVVREGL; encoded by the coding sequence ATGCTTTCCCCGAGAAAAACGAAATTCCGCAAGCGCCAGAAGGGCCGTCTGCGTGGCATGGCCACCCGCGGCAATACTGTTGCTTTCGGTGAAATCGGCCTGAAGGCTCTTGAGCACGGCAAGCTGACCAACCAGCAGATCGAAGCCGCCCGTGTGGCCATGATGCGCCACATCAAGCGTGGCGGTCAGGTCTTCATCCGGATCTTCCCGGACCAGGTCTTCACCTCCAAGCCTGCCGAAGTTCGTCAGGGTAAAGGTAAGGGTGCTCCTGCTGGCTGGTACGCTCCCGTCAAGCCTGGCAGGGTTATGTATGAAATCAAGGGCGTCGACCTGGCTACGGCCAAGGAGGCCCTGGTCAGGGCGGCTCACAAGCTGCCCATCAAGACCGCCATTGTCGTCAGGGAGGGCCTGTAA
- the rplN gene encoding 50S ribosomal protein L14 yields MIQVETRLDVADNSGAKKVACVKVLGGSRRRYASVGDIIVVSVKEAMPHSKVKKGDVMKAVVVRTTKEVGRPDGTYIKFDTNSAVLLNKQNEPVGTRIFGPVARELRQKNFMKIVSLAPEVL; encoded by the coding sequence ATGATCCAGGTCGAAACCAGACTCGACGTTGCCGATAACTCCGGCGCCAAGAAGGTTGCCTGCGTGAAGGTTCTCGGCGGCAGCCGCCGTCGCTATGCCTCCGTCGGTGATATCATCGTGGTGTCCGTGAAGGAAGCAATGCCCCATTCCAAGGTGAAGAAGGGCGATGTCATGAAGGCCGTCGTCGTTCGTACCACCAAGGAAGTCGGTCGTCCGGACGGCACCTACATCAAGTTCGATACGAACTCCGCCGTTCTGCTCAACAAGCAGAACGAGCCCGTGGGTACCCGTATCTTCGGACCCGTAGCACGCGAGCTGCGCCAGAAGAACTTCATGAAGATCGTCTCCCTGGCGCCTGAAGTGCTGTAG
- the rpsQ gene encoding 30S ribosomal protein S17, which produces MAEEKKSNKRVLTGVVVSDKNDKTIVVRVETLVQHPLLKKYIRRRKKFMAHDPNNDCGIGDKVQIIEHRALSARKRWHLLNIVEKAI; this is translated from the coding sequence ATGGCTGAAGAGAAGAAGTCCAACAAGCGCGTGCTGACCGGCGTTGTTGTCTCCGACAAGAATGACAAGACCATCGTTGTTCGCGTTGAGACTCTGGTCCAGCATCCCCTGCTGAAGAAGTACATTCGTCGCCGTAAGAAGTTCATGGCACACGATCCCAACAACGATTGCGGGATCGGCGATAAGGTGCAGATCATCGAGCACCGCGCCCTGAGCGCCCGCAAGCGGTGGCATCTCCTCAACATCGTTGAAAAAGCGATCTAG
- a CDS encoding type Z 30S ribosomal protein S14 has translation MSRKALMNKASEKPKFSARAYNRCPICGRPRAFMRKFGICRICFRNKALSGELPGVRKSSW, from the coding sequence GTGTCTCGTAAAGCTCTCATGAATAAGGCCAGTGAGAAACCTAAGTTCTCGGCTCGTGCCTACAACCGCTGCCCCATCTGCGGACGCCCCCGGGCTTTTATGCGGAAATTCGGCATCTGCCGTATTTGCTTCCGTAACAAGGCTCTCTCCGGCGAACTGCCGGGTGTCCGCAAGTCCAGCTGGTAA
- the rplX gene encoding 50S ribosomal protein L24, protein MKKFKIRKDDKVMVIAGKDKGKVGKVLKIMRKKDTVLVEQVNMVKRHTKANPYTQQAGGIVEKEAPIAISNVALICDACTKPTRVGYKLTADGQKVRFCKKCNEIID, encoded by the coding sequence ATGAAGAAATTCAAGATCCGCAAAGATGACAAAGTGATGGTCATCGCTGGTAAGGATAAGGGGAAGGTGGGCAAGGTGCTCAAGATCATGCGCAAGAAGGACACCGTCCTTGTTGAGCAGGTCAACATGGTTAAGCGCCACACCAAGGCCAACCCCTATACCCAGCAGGCCGGCGGCATCGTCGAGAAAGAGGCGCCCATTGCCATTTCCAATGTGGCCCTCATTTGCGACGCTTGCACCAAGCCGACCCGCGTGGGTTACAAGCTGACCGCAGACGGACAGAAAGTCCGCTTCTGCAAAAAGTGCAACGAAATCATCGATTAG
- the rpmC gene encoding 50S ribosomal protein L29: protein MTAKELRELSVSELNEKLGEFRQELFNLRFQHATAQLENTQRIPEVKKIIARILTILCEKETGA from the coding sequence ATGACTGCCAAGGAACTCAGGGAACTCTCCGTTTCCGAGCTCAATGAGAAACTCGGCGAGTTTCGGCAGGAGCTGTTCAACCTTCGTTTTCAGCACGCCACGGCCCAGCTGGAAAATACCCAGCGCATTCCCGAGGTGAAGAAGATCATCGCTCGGATTCTCACGATCCTTTGCGAAAAGGAAACTGGAGCGTAA
- the rplE gene encoding 50S ribosomal protein L5: MTRLEKVYMEKVAPALQKEFGYKSPMQLPQLKSICLNIGLGEASQNNKLIEDAVNELSRIAGQHAVPTRAKKSIAAFKLREGMAIGCRVTLRGDRMWDFFDKLVNIALPRVRDFRGIPDRGFDGRGNFTLGVKEHTIFPEIEIDKVERVKGMNVTVVTSAGTDKEGKVLLEMLGMPFKK, translated from the coding sequence ATGACTCGACTTGAGAAAGTATATATGGAGAAGGTTGCTCCCGCCCTGCAGAAAGAGTTCGGGTACAAGTCGCCCATGCAGCTGCCTCAGCTGAAGAGCATTTGCCTGAACATCGGCCTGGGCGAAGCCAGCCAGAACAACAAGCTCATCGAGGACGCCGTGAATGAGCTGAGCCGCATCGCCGGCCAGCACGCGGTGCCCACCCGAGCCAAGAAGTCCATCGCAGCCTTCAAGCTGCGTGAGGGCATGGCCATCGGCTGCCGGGTCACTCTGCGTGGAGATCGCATGTGGGACTTCTTCGACAAGCTGGTCAACATTGCTCTGCCTCGCGTTCGCGACTTCCGGGGTATCCCGGATCGCGGATTCGATGGCCGCGGCAACTTTACCCTGGGCGTGAAGGAGCATACGATCTTCCCCGAGATCGAGATCGACAAGGTCGAACGCGTGAAGGGCATGAACGTGACCGTCGTGACCAGCGCCGGCACCGACAAGGAAGGCAAAGTCCTGCTGGAAATGCTGGGCATGCCTTTCAAGAAGTAA
- the rpsC gene encoding 30S ribosomal protein S3, whose amino-acid sequence MGHKVHPYGFRLGYNKNWLSRWFAKKDYADNVFEDDKIRKYVKKKLYHAGISRLEIERAGGKIRLIIFTARPGIVIGRKGIEIEKMRGELRQKFGREFSIEVNEVRRPETDAQLVAENIALQLERRVAFRRAMKRTVSMARKFGAEGIKIGCAGRLAGAEIARSEWYREGRVPLHTLRADLDYGFAEANTTYGVIGVKVWIFKGEILDQEGE is encoded by the coding sequence GTGGGTCACAAAGTACATCCCTACGGATTCCGGTTGGGGTACAACAAGAATTGGCTGTCCCGCTGGTTCGCGAAAAAGGACTATGCGGACAACGTCTTCGAAGACGACAAGATCCGTAAGTACGTTAAGAAGAAACTCTATCACGCCGGTATTTCCCGCCTGGAGATCGAGCGCGCTGGCGGTAAGATCCGCCTGATCATCTTCACTGCCCGCCCCGGTATCGTCATCGGTCGCAAGGGTATTGAGATCGAGAAGATGCGCGGCGAGCTGCGCCAGAAATTCGGCCGCGAGTTCTCCATTGAAGTGAACGAGGTGCGTCGTCCTGAGACGGACGCCCAGCTCGTCGCCGAGAACATCGCTCTGCAGCTTGAGCGTCGCGTCGCTTTCCGCCGTGCCATGAAGCGCACGGTGAGCATGGCTCGCAAGTTCGGCGCAGAGGGCATCAAGATCGGCTGCGCCGGCCGCCTGGCTGGTGCCGAGATCGCCCGCAGCGAATGGTATCGCGAAGGCCGTGTGCCGCTGCACACCCTGCGCGCCGATCTGGACTATGGCTTTGCCGAGGCCAACACCACCTACGGTGTCATCGGCGTCAAGGTCTGGATCTTCAAGGGTGAAATTCTGGATCAGGAAGGTGAATAG